A single genomic interval of Selenobaculum gibii harbors:
- a CDS encoding amidohydrolase family protein: MKIIDSHIHFSNSEHFVNAAKNSEHIVTLEHLEMIFQQSNIVLGIGMGVDGKDPADGISKPLTLGKEGLPPFLVQCLGIDTAAIRKETLNDTLDAFERMLNEKTTVGIKVYAGYQHFYVNDEIYHPFYEMAEAHDVPVVIHTGDTANSKALLKYAHPLTVDEVAVNFPRVRFVMAHYGNPWIADATEVARKNENVYVDLSGLAEGIFNVNWFMQHYEDYVNHMKMWMTYLGNYEKFIYGSDWPLVSMKAYISLIWRIIPVEYHELVFWKNAELVFSRIKEVLPKE, from the coding sequence ATGAAAATTATTGATTCACATATCCATTTTTCAAATAGTGAGCATTTTGTAAACGCGGCGAAAAATTCTGAACATATAGTTACATTGGAACATTTAGAAATGATTTTTCAGCAAAGTAATATTGTATTGGGGATTGGAATGGGCGTCGATGGGAAAGACCCTGCAGACGGGATAAGTAAACCGCTCACGCTTGGAAAGGAAGGGTTACCTCCGTTTTTGGTACAATGTTTAGGGATAGATACAGCGGCAATTCGCAAGGAGACTTTGAATGATACGTTAGATGCTTTTGAGCGGATGCTGAATGAGAAAACTACAGTTGGCATTAAAGTATATGCAGGATATCAGCATTTTTATGTAAATGATGAAATTTATCATCCGTTTTATGAGATGGCAGAAGCCCATGACGTTCCGGTTGTTATTCATACAGGAGATACAGCGAATTCAAAAGCATTGCTTAAGTATGCGCATCCGCTTACTGTGGATGAAGTAGCAGTAAATTTTCCACGAGTTCGTTTTGTTATGGCGCATTATGGAAATCCGTGGATTGCTGATGCAACAGAAGTTGCGCGAAAAAATGAAAATGTCTATGTAGATTTATCGGGTCTTGCAGAAGGTATATTTAATGTGAATTGGTTTATGCAGCATTATGAAGATTATGTAAATCATATGAAGATGTGGATGACTTATTTGGGAAACTATGAGAAGTTTATCTATGGCTCTGATTGGCCGCTAGTATCAATGAAGGCTTATATTTCATTGATTTGGCGGATTATTCCGGTAGAGTATCATGAGCTGGTTTTTTGGAAAAATGCAGAATTGGTATTTTCACGGATAAAAGAAGTTCTCCCAAAAGAATAA
- a CDS encoding tetratricopeptide repeat protein encodes MTNEEFHELVHLVIDSPANPPHSLFDGGMDNWHARARLAHFLAMPQFDKQATAIELFKSIVEAEVDEENREAVEEKVFALQRLSSCLREQKDKLDDALYYINIAIELAESTDFLYKYVLRGELWADRWITLHQMQRTNIALAEADEKIEIYESIPVHQNSYLYHAYRFKAQIAAHSSTALIMKDYMHKALSFMEIKEEYKEALEVAFSADHDNAPWILSEIDKATPPLDSIAWDI; translated from the coding sequence ATGACAAATGAAGAATTTCATGAACTCGTTCATCTCGTAATTGACAGTCCTGCAAATCCACCACATTCACTATTTGACGGCGGAATGGATAACTGGCACGCAAGAGCGAGGCTTGCTCATTTTTTAGCAATGCCCCAATTTGATAAGCAAGCAACAGCGATAGAGTTATTTAAGTCTATTGTCGAAGCGGAAGTAGATGAGGAAAACCGAGAAGCAGTAGAAGAAAAAGTTTTTGCGCTGCAACGCTTAAGTTCCTGTTTGCGCGAACAAAAAGATAAGCTGGATGACGCACTCTACTATATCAATATAGCAATTGAATTAGCCGAAAGCACGGATTTCCTTTATAAATACGTTCTGCGTGGTGAACTTTGGGCAGATCGCTGGATTACACTTCACCAAATGCAGCGTACAAATATAGCTTTAGCTGAAGCTGATGAAAAAATTGAAATATATGAATCTATTCCAGTTCATCAAAACAGTTATCTATATCATGCATATCGCTTCAAAGCTCAAATTGCGGCACATAGCTCTACAGCTCTAATTATGAAAGACTATATGCATAAAGCCTTATCCTTTATGGAAATAAAAGAAGAATATAAAGAAGCTCTTGAAGTTGCTTTTTCCGCCGATCATGATAATGCACCTTGGATTTTAAGCGAAATTGATAAAGCAACACCACCACTTGATTCTATTGCTTGGGATATATAA
- the rnmV gene encoding ribonuclease M5 translates to MVKEVIVVEGKQDVIAVNRAVEADCLITGGFTLKPSMIENIRRAYEKRGIIILTDPDGAGERIRKYLSERFPEAKHAFVPKCDATANDDVGIEQASPEAIKKALDKVRYLEWTPTKAFTSQDLVLNGLSGSPSASIRRADLGAILGIGFANAKTFLNRLNHYGVTRMEFEQAIQILKQNAEENVTE, encoded by the coding sequence ATGGTAAAAGAAGTGATTGTAGTAGAAGGCAAACAAGATGTAATTGCGGTGAATCGAGCGGTTGAGGCAGATTGTTTAATTACAGGCGGTTTTACGTTAAAACCTTCTATGATAGAAAATATTCGTCGTGCATATGAAAAACGTGGAATAATCATCCTTACGGATCCAGATGGGGCGGGGGAAAGGATTCGTAAGTATTTGAGTGAACGTTTTCCGGAGGCGAAGCATGCGTTTGTTCCTAAATGCGATGCGACAGCAAATGATGATGTGGGAATTGAGCAGGCGTCGCCGGAAGCAATAAAAAAAGCTTTGGATAAAGTGCGGTATTTAGAATGGACACCGACAAAGGCTTTTACAAGCCAAGATTTAGTGTTAAATGGCTTGAGCGGGAGTCCCTCCGCATCGATAAGGCGGGCAGATCTTGGTGCAATTTTAGGAATTGGATTCGCTAACGCTAAAACATTTTTAAATCGATTAAATCATTATGGAGTAACGAGAATGGAGTTTGAACAAGCAATACAAATATTAAAACAAAATGCAGAGGAGAATGTGACTGAATGA
- the rsmA gene encoding 16S rRNA (adenine(1518)-N(6)/adenine(1519)-N(6))-dimethyltransferase RsmA — protein sequence MIQPIIAKREVTRHILKTFDIHMSRKLGQNFLIDEGIVQGIVAAADIQEGETVLEVGPGIGTLTQGLAEAKANVVAVELDSRLPDVLAKTLEGYENVRIVHGDILKVNIREIVKSESFKVVANLPYYITTPIIMALLEQHLPVKKLVTMVQKEVAERMVAKPGTKDYGALSVAVQYYTEPKIILDVPPKSFIPSPAVDSVVICCDVREKPAVDVVNEKMFFRTVKAGFSQRRKTLNNALKTMGLGVEVVKNALEVSGIDGNRRGETLSLEEFAAIANAIKG from the coding sequence ATGATTCAGCCGATAATTGCAAAACGCGAGGTAACGCGTCATATTTTAAAAACATTTGATATTCATATGAGTAGAAAATTAGGACAGAACTTTCTTATTGATGAAGGGATTGTTCAGGGAATTGTGGCAGCAGCCGATATTCAAGAGGGGGAAACAGTTTTAGAGGTTGGCCCAGGTATTGGAACGCTTACGCAAGGATTAGCAGAGGCAAAAGCAAATGTGGTTGCTGTTGAATTAGATAGCCGATTGCCAGATGTTTTGGCAAAGACGTTAGAAGGATATGAGAATGTACGCATTGTGCATGGGGATATTTTAAAAGTAAACATTCGTGAAATCGTTAAAAGTGAGAGCTTTAAGGTCGTAGCTAATCTACCATATTATATTACGACACCAATTATTATGGCACTGTTAGAGCAACATTTACCGGTAAAAAAATTAGTTACAATGGTACAAAAGGAAGTAGCAGAGCGCATGGTGGCAAAGCCCGGGACAAAAGATTATGGTGCATTATCTGTTGCTGTACAATATTATACGGAGCCGAAAATTATTCTGGATGTTCCGCCAAAATCTTTTATCCCGTCACCGGCGGTGGATTCGGTGGTCATTTGTTGTGATGTGAGGGAAAAACCAGCTGTAGATGTTGTCAATGAAAAAATGTTTTTCCGTACGGTGAAAGCTGGTTTTTCACAGCGGCGCAAAACCTTAAATAATGCATTAAAGACAATGGGACTTGGTGTGGAAGTAGTAAAAAATGCACTAGAGGTATCTGGTATTGATGGAAATCGGCGCGGGGAAACATTGTCGCTTGAAGAGTTTGCTGCAATTGCAAATGCGATTAAAGGGTAA
- a CDS encoding NAD(P)-dependent oxidoreductase has product MDSDFYSDEIMETHDPRGFTLREAIHEAKRCLNCAKPLCRTGCPIENEIPEFIKELANGNIGEASAVIARRSNLPAVCGRVCPHEKQCEGACILNRKGEGIKIGKLERFIADVDADFELTPPPKPVDTKGKVAIIGSGPAGLTVAGDLAKKGYKITVFDAQEEPGGVLMYGIPEFRLAKEVVRREIKRIRRLGVEFINNIMVGQDLTLQDIFAQNFDAIFIATGNSVAKSLDIDGKNLVGVLEATYLLQMVSLATQGSVDQSEVPIKSGDDVVIIGAGNVAMDAGRSAIREGAASVTVVCREAEDKVAALESEVEAAKAEGVKFRSLRQPTKFLGSIKVRGLQCEILHFDENAKLTGTGVHDFIKADKIVIAIGQRPAARIISTTKGIEVDEGGFVKTRSRPYGMTTLHGVFSGGDVVHGPATVVRAMKDAKKVAMGIAQYVEAKKLMQECGLKIEKDR; this is encoded by the coding sequence ATGGATAGTGATTTTTATTCAGATGAGATTATGGAAACACACGACCCAAGGGGATTTACATTAAGAGAAGCAATTCATGAAGCAAAACGTTGTCTAAACTGTGCAAAACCACTCTGTCGTACTGGATGTCCAATTGAAAATGAAATTCCTGAATTTATTAAGGAGTTAGCAAATGGAAATATTGGCGAGGCCAGCGCTGTAATCGCGAGGCGAAGTAATTTGCCAGCAGTGTGCGGAAGAGTTTGTCCACACGAAAAGCAATGTGAAGGTGCTTGCATATTAAATCGAAAAGGTGAAGGTATTAAGATTGGTAAGTTGGAACGTTTTATTGCAGACGTGGATGCAGATTTCGAGCTAACGCCACCACCTAAGCCTGTAGATACTAAAGGTAAAGTTGCGATTATTGGATCTGGACCAGCTGGGCTTACTGTTGCCGGTGATTTGGCGAAAAAAGGTTATAAGATTACAGTTTTTGATGCTCAAGAAGAGCCTGGTGGGGTTTTAATGTATGGAATCCCAGAATTCCGCTTGGCAAAGGAAGTAGTAAGGCGAGAAATAAAAAGAATTCGTAGATTAGGTGTAGAGTTTATTAATAACATTATGGTTGGGCAAGATTTGACGTTGCAAGATATTTTTGCACAAAATTTTGATGCAATATTCATTGCAACGGGAAATTCAGTTGCAAAATCGTTAGATATTGATGGAAAGAATCTTGTAGGCGTTTTAGAGGCAACTTATTTATTGCAAATGGTTTCTTTGGCTACACAAGGAAGCGTAGATCAAAGTGAGGTTCCGATAAAGTCCGGTGATGATGTTGTGATTATTGGAGCTGGTAATGTTGCGATGGATGCGGGGCGAAGTGCAATACGTGAAGGTGCTGCGAGTGTTACTGTAGTTTGTCGTGAAGCAGAAGATAAAGTGGCGGCACTAGAGTCTGAAGTAGAAGCCGCAAAAGCGGAAGGCGTAAAGTTTAGATCACTTCGCCAGCCAACGAAATTTTTAGGTTCAATTAAAGTACGTGGATTGCAATGTGAAATTTTGCATTTTGATGAAAATGCAAAATTAACTGGTACGGGTGTGCATGATTTCATTAAGGCGGATAAGATTGTGATTGCGATCGGTCAACGACCAGCTGCTCGGATTATATCAACGACGAAAGGGATTGAAGTAGATGAGGGGGGCTTTGTAAAAACTAGATCGCGCCCTTATGGAATGACAACGCTACATGGAGTTTTTTCTGGTGGTGACGTAGTGCACGGGCCGGCAACTGTAGTGAGGGCGATGAAGGATGCAAAAAAAGTAGCTATGGGAATTGCTCAATATGTAGAAGCAAAAAAGCTTATGCAGGAATGTGGTTTGAAAATAGAAAAAGATCGTTGA